The sequence below is a genomic window from Salinispira pacifica.
GTCAGCTGAATTTCAGCTGGACCGATTCTTCGCGCTGGGGGTTCGGGAGCAGCATCCGGATTCAAATGGAGAATGAGATCATCCGCAGTGTAATTCGCAGAATGCAGGTATCGGTGCTGGATCTCAATACCATGGTTATTCAGCTCAGCGGAGAAGAAAATAATAAATTCTGGTCGGGAACGTATACCCGTCTGCAGCAGAACGGTGAACAGGTACGGGGTCTGGCTCCGGTTAGCATGAGCAGCGGAAAAGAGTTGTATCCCCATGAGATTTCCGGCCTGTTCGTGAGCGACACGAACTGGGAGATGTTCTTTTCAGCTCCCTACATCACCTTCAGAACACAGGACGAGGAAAAAAGTGGCGGGTATGTAATATACAGCCTGAACGGTGTGAGTATTATGCAGACTCATTATTTAAACGGCGGAGCTGAACAAAAACAGCAATTCATTCTTGAATATGAGGAATATACCGAGGATAACGAGGAGCATCGGATCATCACCCTTCAGGAAGTGCAACTGAACAGCTACGGCCCGGTTCCCGTAAGCGATGAACAGATCAATCTGGAACAGGTTATCCGCCGTGAAGATGATGAATGAGAAATATGAACTAACATTATGAACAGTGCCGGCGGCTATTCCGCCACCACAAACCCTTCTATACCTTCTTCCTTAAGCTGAAGAAGCAGTCGCCGGGGGTTCCCGTAATTTTCGCTGCCCCTGAAGTATGCGTCGGTACTGTCAAGAAGCACCCGATACAGATTCCTGTTGGAATCATAGCTGAGAAAAACCGGATACTCCCGCTCCTCAAGGCGTTCGCTGAAAGCTGCGGCATTTTCCCGGCGGGAAAATACGCCCAGCTGAATGAGGGGCATTGAAGGATCGGCAACCACTTTTGTATCACGGAGGCCGGAGTTTTCCCTGTCCGTATCATTCCCGAACTGTGAAGACGGAGATTGTGTATCCGGCGTGTTCGTTGATTCCGTCGAATCCGGGGATGTTCCCGGTTCTTCAGGAGCCGGAGAAATGTCGGACTGCCCGCCAAGCTGAACATTGCCGGCATTCTCAAGGTACTCTTCCCGGTATTGGGGGATACGAGCCTTGGCAGTACTGAGCACACGGGGACCGGGAAAAGTTTCAAGGCCGGGGTTGGGCACAGCCTTTCCTCCGTTTGCTTCGTCATATTGCCGAAGATCGCTTCTCAGCCGACGGAAAAACGTGGTTTGATCGGGTGAAAGGCTGTCGGCCCGCTCCTCTGCGCTCAGAAGATTTCGTAAAATAACCAGATTCTGAATGCCGTATCTGTTCCATCTATTGAGCCGTTGTTCCTGGGTGAGCCGGGCTGAGTAGGTCCGGTACAGAAGTTCCATAGCCCTGTCGGATGAACCTTCATCAATCAACACTCTGGAGAGTAAGTAGCTGCTTCTGTCATAATCTTCCCCGCCGGGCGAAGACTGCTGAAGGTAGGTCTGGAGCCTGCTGCGTGCGGATGATGTGTCACCCAGGGCCATATATATCTCAGCAGCCCGGAGAAGAAAGCCACCCCCTGGAAAAAACCGGGTTAGTTCGTCCGATAAAATTGCTGCCTCATGAAGATTGTTCATGAGCAGGTACTGCTGCAGTCGGAGTTCCATGACCATCAGTGCAGCACCCCGATTCTCAGCAGAAATGATAAAACGGGCGCTTCGGTCTTCTACTCTTTCAAGCCTGTTCAGAAGGGCCGCAGTGAATTGCAATCCCATCTGAAGATCTGAGTTATCACCCTGAGTCTGGATCTCTTCTACACCATGGGTGATAGTGCGGAAAAAGGCCTGAAGATCGGAGAACATGTTTTCCTGCATCTGTGCACCAGCCGGAACAAAGTTGTACTCAAACAACTCCTTCCAGTTCCCGGGAAGATGAGGCCATGCAGCAAAGCGGGCAAAACTGTCTCTGCTTCGGGATTCCTCTTCCTGAGTTTCCTGATTGCTTTCTGTATCCGAAAAAAGTGGATGGGGAATGGCGAAAAGCAGGGAACACAGTATGAATACTGGAATAATCCCGCCGATAAACCTCTTCTCAGTCTTCGGGTGGAATATCCGGAAGGGGACGGGCCGAAGAACCCTTTTTTCCGTCCTGTTTTGAGTTGGATTTTTTTGCTGCTTTCCGTTTGACGGCCCGCTTACCGGAACCTGAAACTTGTGTATCTGCATTGGCCTGCTCAATTTTTTCGTTCTGTTTTTTCTTGATCTTCAGAGTTGTTCTGATGGTATAGGGTATGGCAAATACCGCACCAGCCAGAAACGAAACACCGATTGTTATGATTATCGGCACTTCTGTGAATTCATGGAGGCCTATTGAGATCGTGGAAGTGTAGCCCCAGTTAAATCCGATGAGTATTATGATCACTGCAAGAAAAACAATTACCGAGATTAGTTTCCAGGGCATACAACTCTCCTTATGTGTTTGGACAAAGATAACAGTGCGGACTCGGCCCGAAAACCGTCTGAGCGTTCATTCCCGGTTCAGTTTACCTGTCCGCCGTACATGAACAGGGCTCAGCGATTTTTCTTGAAAATAGAATACACGGCGCTGCCGATCTTCCATAAACCGAATCCAGCGCTGAGCACCCCTGCAGCTCCCATAATGAAACTGCTCACAGCCTGAATACCGGGGATGATATTCAGAAAGCTCAGCCCGGCAACCCCTGCAACAACGGCTGCAATGGATTTCCACTTAGGATACTTGTGCTGAATCCAGTATGCCATGGCTCCCAAAACCGCTGCTATGAGCAATCCTGGAATTGCCAGGCTGCTGATTCCGTTCAGCAGAAATATGCCAACCGATGCAGT
It includes:
- a CDS encoding SPOR domain-containing protein — protein: MQENMFSDLQAFFRTITHGVEEIQTQGDNSDLQMGLQFTAALLNRLERVEDRSARFIISAENRGAALMVMELRLQQYLLMNNLHEAAILSDELTRFFPGGGFLLRAAEIYMALGDTSSARSRLQTYLQQSSPGGEDYDRSSYLLSRVLIDEGSSDRAMELLYRTYSARLTQEQRLNRWNRYGIQNLVILRNLLSAEERADSLSPDQTTFFRRLRSDLRQYDEANGGKAVPNPGLETFPGPRVLSTAKARIPQYREEYLENAGNVQLGGQSDISPAPEEPGTSPDSTESTNTPDTQSPSSQFGNDTDRENSGLRDTKVVADPSMPLIQLGVFSRRENAAAFSERLEEREYPVFLSYDSNRNLYRVLLDSTDAYFRGSENYGNPRRLLLQLKEEGIEGFVVAE